One part of the Neodiprion virginianus isolate iyNeoVirg1 chromosome 3, iyNeoVirg1.1, whole genome shotgun sequence genome encodes these proteins:
- the LOC124299787 gene encoding ubiquitin carboxyl-terminal hydrolase 45 isoform X1 — translation MGKRRNRQPDVSEENAGESTESCEDTSTGAKSCPHIAKAIDLSKVKKALKVTGIAKECAECVKAGGPIVLDDEEAYEPLIPILWICLKCGSQGCGRGQRQHALQHFKTPRSDCHCLTLDTHRWSLWCYECENEVSADSRKKLLELVEFVKKQANSAVPLPTPPLPVIELEYNVNRSSKEAKDLDNKKKTTIPMNLSRVKGLTNLGNTCFLNAVMQCLAQTPYLVKVLKDLRVPGQKFVLPGGKFKPSANAEEVELPEIEGTLDGWGTITSILHETLTDMQSSEGSDVYTPSLLLKAIASRLPQFSGGDQHDSHELLRHLLELVQKEDLRRYQSIILNQVGLSGKTNPQGVEENLKSRIKFYGNQACARLLGPERVFRGVLVSTLECLECHHSSHRTEPFLDLSLPVMADKPQPPILKRKNSGLEDTFDLMGNNTTNVPSKHQLKKERLAAMKHRRNRRNNLANGDSLPNQNSITEENQEKKSESEESDADVEDNIESEAVSRPEVGESGYSSEKPSTMTSPMSPGGSMPANNQNDDIVATNDLSTGSSITLPSSADNSTDSSNLKYNDYINTQQTPSPTIDLIPLNYPAESSSSEIINTAVTESPASPDKENPSGTSNWPITSLSLNNSLTVNSDLTSPEGPTVSPLSTSITSKDSPTSPASSAFQSSCMDKIERPMSSLDVIRPETEERKESSPSKSTSDLDANIYQKPQKRTGMKKDRTNGNGVDDVISGLSRLGMHSNGYQSPSRYPSEDGECSVQSCLNQFTALELMSGNNKVGCEACTERENKGKQGKMVCCPSTKQYLISKAPAVLILHLKRFQMQRVVFRKVTKHVAFPPMLDLAPVCRGYSGPRLYALYGVVEHSGTLHGGHYVAYVKSRQPLGPNDPRWSFLPDKDTQDTDDGSANINSNDSEGEEAAAIFPSTCEPPPGRWYFVSDSRYEILVMEVDETRVLQSQAYLLFYERIL, via the exons ATGGGAAAAAGACGCAACCGTCAGCCGGATGTGTCCGAGGAAAACGCCGGGGAATCCACAGAATCGTGCGAAGACACCAGCACAG GAGCGAAGTCATGCCCGCATATTGCAAAAGCGATAGATTTATCTAAAGTGAAGAAGGCTTTGAAAGTTACCGGAATCGCCAAGGAGTGTGCGGAATGTGTTAAAGCCGGAGGACCGATTGTCCTGGACGATGAAGAagcg TACGAACCCCTCATTCCGATTCTTTGGATCTGTTTGAAATGCGGTAGCCAGGGATGTGGCAGAGGGCAAAGACAGCACGCACTTCAACATTTCAAAACTCCTCGAAGCGATTGTCATTGCCTAACTTTAGATACTCATAGATGGAGTCTTTGGTGTTATGAATGCGAAAACGAAGTCAGTGCAGACTCGAG AAAGAAACTTTTGGAATTAGTTGAGTTCGTAAAGAAACAAGCAAACTCTGCTGTACCCCTACCTACACCACCTTTACCAGTAATCGAGCTAGAATACAATGTGAATAGAAGTAGCAAAGAGGCCAAGGATTTAGacaacaagaaaaaaactacGATCCCTATGAATTTATCCAGAGTAAAG GGGTTGACTAATTTAGGTAATACTTGTTTTCTCAATGCGGTTATGCAGTGTCTGGCTCAAACACCGTACCTCGTCAAAGTTTTAAAGGATTTACGAGTACCTGGCCAGAAGTTTGTCCTCCCTGGTGGAAAATTCAAGCCATCCGCCAATGCCGAAGAAGTTGAATTG CCTGAAATCGAAGGTACTCTTGACGGATGGGGTACGATTACTTCGATCCTCCATGAAACTTTGACGGACATGCAGTCGTCTGAAGGGTCAGACGTCTACACGCCTTCGCTACTTTTGAAAGCAATAGCTTCCAGGCTGCCACAATTCAGTGGTGGAGATCAGCATGATTCTCACGAATTATTAAGGCATCTATTAGAATTAGTACAAAAAGAGGATTTGAGg AGATACCAGTCAATAATTTTGAACCAAGTTGGTTTGAGTGGAAAAACTAACCCGCAGGGTGTGGAGGAAAATTTAAAGTCTCGTATAAAGTTCTACGGAAACCAAGCTTGTGCCAGATTATTAGGTCCAGAACGAGTTTTCAGAGGAGTATTAGTATCTACGCTGGAATGCTTAGAATGTCACCATTCGTCTCATCGTACAGAGCCGTTCCTCGACCTGAGTCTCCCTGTTATGGCAGACAAACCGCAGCCACCCATtctaaa GAGGAAAAACAGCGGTTTGGAAGATACGTTTGATCTTATGGGGAACAACACCACTAATGTACCGTCAAAACACCagttgaaaaaagaacgatTAGCTGCCATGAAGCATCGCAGGAATAGAAGAAACAATCTTGCTAATGGGGATTCTCTGCCTAATCAAAATAGTATAACTGAAGaaaatcaggaaaaaaaatccgaaagTG AAGAAAGTGATGCGGATGTGGAAGATAACATAGAGTCCGAAGCCGTTTCGCGACCTGAAGTCGGAGAGTCTGGCTATAGTTCAGAGAAACCATCCACAATGACTAGCCCAATGTCTCCGGGTGGTTCAATGCCTGCCAATAATCAAAATGATGACATCGTAGCTACAAACGATTTGTCGACTGGAAGTAGCATCACTTTGCCAAGCTCGGCCGATAATTCAACAGAttcgtcaaatttgaaatataatgaTTATATTAATACGCAGCAAACTCCAAGTCCTACCATCGATTTGATACCACTTAACTACCCTGCCGAATCGTCTAGCTCCGAAATAATTAATACGGCCGTGACAGAGAGTCCGGCTAGTCCCGATAAGGAAAATCCGTCAGGTACCTCAAATTGGCCAATTACGAGCTTGTCGCTCAACAATTCGCTCACGGTCAATTCGGACTTGACGAGCCCAGAAGGGCCCACAGTCAGCCCCTTGAGTACCTCCATTACGTCCAAGGACAGTCCCACTAGCCCTGCCTCTAGTGCTTTCCAGAGCTCCTGCATGGATAAAATAGAGAGGCCAATGTCCAGCTTGGATGTAATAAGACCGGAAacagaagagagaaaagaaagttCTCCCAG TAAAAGCACCAGTGATTTGGACGCAAACATTTACCAGAAACCTCAAAAACGTACTGGCATGAAGAAGGACCGTACAAATGGGAACGGCGTCGATGATGTTATCTCAGGTTTATCTAGACTTGGAATGCACAGTAATGGTTATCAATCTCCTTCTCGCTACCCAAGCGAGGATGGAGAATGTTCCGTCCAATCCTGTCTAAACCAATTCACAGCATTGGAGCTTATGAGTGGTAACAACAAGGTGGGATGTGAAGCTTGCACCGAGAGAGAGAACAAG GGAAAGCAGGGAAAGATGGTATGCTGTCCTAGCACGAAGCAGTATCTAATTTCAAAAGCACCTGCGGTACTCATTTTGCACTTAAAAAGGTTTCAAATGCAAAGAGTTGTATTCCGCAAGGTAACGAAGCATGTAGCTTTTCCACCTATGTTGGACTTGGCTCCAGTATGTAGGGGTTACAGCGGCCCTCGATTATACGCATTGTACGGTGTTGTAGAGCACAGCGGAACGTTGCACGGCGGTCACTACGTTGCTTACGTAAAG TCGAGACAACCTTTAGGCCCTAACGATCCCCGATGGTCGTTTTTACCGGACAAAGACACTCAAGACACGGACGATGGGTCGGCAAATATTAATTCAAATGATTCCGAAGGTGAAGAGGCAGCTGCCATTTTCCCCTCGACTTGCGAACCTCCCCCTGGTCGTTGGTACTTCGTTTCCGATTCGAGGTATGAAATTCT AGTAATGGAAGTGGATGAGACAAGAGTTCTCCAGAGTCAAGCGTATTTGTTGTTCTACGAAAGAATTCTATGA
- the LOC124299787 gene encoding ubiquitin carboxyl-terminal hydrolase 16 isoform X2, translating into MGKRRNRQPDVSEENAGESTESCEDTSTGAKSCPHIAKAIDLSKVKKALKVTGIAKECAECVKAGGPIVLDDEEAYEPLIPILWICLKCGSQGCGRGQRQHALQHFKTPRSDCHCLTLDTHRWSLWCYECENEVSADSRKKLLELVEFVKKQANSAVPLPTPPLPVIELEYNVNRSSKEAKDLDNKKKTTIPMNLSRVKGLTNLGNTCFLNAVMQCLAQTPYLVKVLKDLRVPGQKFVLPGGKFKPSANAEEVELPEIEGTLDGWGTITSILHETLTDMQSSEGSDVYTPSLLLKAIASRLPQFSGGDQHDSHELLRHLLELVQKEDLRRYQSIILNQVGLSGKTNPQGVEENLKSRIKFYGNQACARLLGPERVFRGVLVSTLECLECHHSSHRTEPFLDLSLPVMADKPQPPILKRKNSGLEDTFDLMGNNTTNVPSKHQLKKERLAAMKHRRNRRNNLANGDSLPNQNSITEENQEKKSESESDADVEDNIESEAVSRPEVGESGYSSEKPSTMTSPMSPGGSMPANNQNDDIVATNDLSTGSSITLPSSADNSTDSSNLKYNDYINTQQTPSPTIDLIPLNYPAESSSSEIINTAVTESPASPDKENPSGTSNWPITSLSLNNSLTVNSDLTSPEGPTVSPLSTSITSKDSPTSPASSAFQSSCMDKIERPMSSLDVIRPETEERKESSPSKSTSDLDANIYQKPQKRTGMKKDRTNGNGVDDVISGLSRLGMHSNGYQSPSRYPSEDGECSVQSCLNQFTALELMSGNNKVGCEACTERENKGKQGKMVCCPSTKQYLISKAPAVLILHLKRFQMQRVVFRKVTKHVAFPPMLDLAPVCRGYSGPRLYALYGVVEHSGTLHGGHYVAYVKSRQPLGPNDPRWSFLPDKDTQDTDDGSANINSNDSEGEEAAAIFPSTCEPPPGRWYFVSDSRYEILVMEVDETRVLQSQAYLLFYERIL; encoded by the exons ATGGGAAAAAGACGCAACCGTCAGCCGGATGTGTCCGAGGAAAACGCCGGGGAATCCACAGAATCGTGCGAAGACACCAGCACAG GAGCGAAGTCATGCCCGCATATTGCAAAAGCGATAGATTTATCTAAAGTGAAGAAGGCTTTGAAAGTTACCGGAATCGCCAAGGAGTGTGCGGAATGTGTTAAAGCCGGAGGACCGATTGTCCTGGACGATGAAGAagcg TACGAACCCCTCATTCCGATTCTTTGGATCTGTTTGAAATGCGGTAGCCAGGGATGTGGCAGAGGGCAAAGACAGCACGCACTTCAACATTTCAAAACTCCTCGAAGCGATTGTCATTGCCTAACTTTAGATACTCATAGATGGAGTCTTTGGTGTTATGAATGCGAAAACGAAGTCAGTGCAGACTCGAG AAAGAAACTTTTGGAATTAGTTGAGTTCGTAAAGAAACAAGCAAACTCTGCTGTACCCCTACCTACACCACCTTTACCAGTAATCGAGCTAGAATACAATGTGAATAGAAGTAGCAAAGAGGCCAAGGATTTAGacaacaagaaaaaaactacGATCCCTATGAATTTATCCAGAGTAAAG GGGTTGACTAATTTAGGTAATACTTGTTTTCTCAATGCGGTTATGCAGTGTCTGGCTCAAACACCGTACCTCGTCAAAGTTTTAAAGGATTTACGAGTACCTGGCCAGAAGTTTGTCCTCCCTGGTGGAAAATTCAAGCCATCCGCCAATGCCGAAGAAGTTGAATTG CCTGAAATCGAAGGTACTCTTGACGGATGGGGTACGATTACTTCGATCCTCCATGAAACTTTGACGGACATGCAGTCGTCTGAAGGGTCAGACGTCTACACGCCTTCGCTACTTTTGAAAGCAATAGCTTCCAGGCTGCCACAATTCAGTGGTGGAGATCAGCATGATTCTCACGAATTATTAAGGCATCTATTAGAATTAGTACAAAAAGAGGATTTGAGg AGATACCAGTCAATAATTTTGAACCAAGTTGGTTTGAGTGGAAAAACTAACCCGCAGGGTGTGGAGGAAAATTTAAAGTCTCGTATAAAGTTCTACGGAAACCAAGCTTGTGCCAGATTATTAGGTCCAGAACGAGTTTTCAGAGGAGTATTAGTATCTACGCTGGAATGCTTAGAATGTCACCATTCGTCTCATCGTACAGAGCCGTTCCTCGACCTGAGTCTCCCTGTTATGGCAGACAAACCGCAGCCACCCATtctaaa GAGGAAAAACAGCGGTTTGGAAGATACGTTTGATCTTATGGGGAACAACACCACTAATGTACCGTCAAAACACCagttgaaaaaagaacgatTAGCTGCCATGAAGCATCGCAGGAATAGAAGAAACAATCTTGCTAATGGGGATTCTCTGCCTAATCAAAATAGTATAACTGAAGaaaatcaggaaaaaaaatccgaaagTG AAAGTGATGCGGATGTGGAAGATAACATAGAGTCCGAAGCCGTTTCGCGACCTGAAGTCGGAGAGTCTGGCTATAGTTCAGAGAAACCATCCACAATGACTAGCCCAATGTCTCCGGGTGGTTCAATGCCTGCCAATAATCAAAATGATGACATCGTAGCTACAAACGATTTGTCGACTGGAAGTAGCATCACTTTGCCAAGCTCGGCCGATAATTCAACAGAttcgtcaaatttgaaatataatgaTTATATTAATACGCAGCAAACTCCAAGTCCTACCATCGATTTGATACCACTTAACTACCCTGCCGAATCGTCTAGCTCCGAAATAATTAATACGGCCGTGACAGAGAGTCCGGCTAGTCCCGATAAGGAAAATCCGTCAGGTACCTCAAATTGGCCAATTACGAGCTTGTCGCTCAACAATTCGCTCACGGTCAATTCGGACTTGACGAGCCCAGAAGGGCCCACAGTCAGCCCCTTGAGTACCTCCATTACGTCCAAGGACAGTCCCACTAGCCCTGCCTCTAGTGCTTTCCAGAGCTCCTGCATGGATAAAATAGAGAGGCCAATGTCCAGCTTGGATGTAATAAGACCGGAAacagaagagagaaaagaaagttCTCCCAG TAAAAGCACCAGTGATTTGGACGCAAACATTTACCAGAAACCTCAAAAACGTACTGGCATGAAGAAGGACCGTACAAATGGGAACGGCGTCGATGATGTTATCTCAGGTTTATCTAGACTTGGAATGCACAGTAATGGTTATCAATCTCCTTCTCGCTACCCAAGCGAGGATGGAGAATGTTCCGTCCAATCCTGTCTAAACCAATTCACAGCATTGGAGCTTATGAGTGGTAACAACAAGGTGGGATGTGAAGCTTGCACCGAGAGAGAGAACAAG GGAAAGCAGGGAAAGATGGTATGCTGTCCTAGCACGAAGCAGTATCTAATTTCAAAAGCACCTGCGGTACTCATTTTGCACTTAAAAAGGTTTCAAATGCAAAGAGTTGTATTCCGCAAGGTAACGAAGCATGTAGCTTTTCCACCTATGTTGGACTTGGCTCCAGTATGTAGGGGTTACAGCGGCCCTCGATTATACGCATTGTACGGTGTTGTAGAGCACAGCGGAACGTTGCACGGCGGTCACTACGTTGCTTACGTAAAG TCGAGACAACCTTTAGGCCCTAACGATCCCCGATGGTCGTTTTTACCGGACAAAGACACTCAAGACACGGACGATGGGTCGGCAAATATTAATTCAAATGATTCCGAAGGTGAAGAGGCAGCTGCCATTTTCCCCTCGACTTGCGAACCTCCCCCTGGTCGTTGGTACTTCGTTTCCGATTCGAGGTATGAAATTCT AGTAATGGAAGTGGATGAGACAAGAGTTCTCCAGAGTCAAGCGTATTTGTTGTTCTACGAAAGAATTCTATGA
- the LOC124299787 gene encoding ubiquitin carboxyl-terminal hydrolase 45 isoform X3 — protein MGKRRNRQPDVSEENAGESTESCEDTSTGAKSCPHIAKAIDLSKVKKALKVTGIAKECAECVKAGGPIVLDDEEAYEPLIPILWICLKCGSQGCGRGQRQHALQHFKTPRSDCHCLTLDTHRWSLWCYECENEVSADSRKKLLELVEFVKKQANSAVPLPTPPLPVIELEYNVNRSSKEAKDLDNKKKTTIPMNLSRVKGLTNLGNTCFLNAVMQCLAQTPYLVKVLKDLRVPGQKFVLPGGKFKPSANAEEVELPEIEGTLDGWGTITSILHETLTDMQSSEGSDVYTPSLLLKAIASRLPQFSGGDQHDSHELLRHLLELVQKEDLRRYQSIILNQVGLSGKTNPQGVEENLKSRIKFYGNQACARLLGPERVFRGVLVSTLECLECHHSSHRTEPFLDLSLPVMADKPQPPILKRKNSGLEDTFDLMGNNTTNVPSKHQLKKERLAAMKHRRNRRNNLANGDSLPNQNSITEENQEKKSESEESDADVEDNIESEAVSRPEVGESGYSSEKPSTMTSPMSPGGSMPANNQNDDIVATNDLSTGSSITLPSSADNSTDSSNLKYNDYINTQQTPSPTIDLIPLNYPAESSSSEIINTAVTESPASPDKENPSGTSNWPITSLSLNNSLTVNSDLTSPEGPTVSPLSTSITSKDSPTSPASSAFQSSCMDKIERPMSSLDVIRPETEERKESSPSKSTSDLDANIYQKPQKRTGMKKDRTNGNGVDDVISGLSRLGMHSNGYQSPSRYPSEDGECSVQSCLNQFTALELMSGNNKVGCEACTERENKGKQGKMVCCPSTKQYLISKAPAVLILHLKRFQMQRVVFRKVTKHVAFPPMLDLAPVCRGYSGPRLYALYGVVEHSGTLHGGHYVAYVKSRQPLGPNDPRWSFLPDKDTQDTDDGSANINSNDSEGEEAAAIFPSTCEPPPGRWYFVSDSRVMEVDETRVLQSQAYLLFYERIL, from the exons ATGGGAAAAAGACGCAACCGTCAGCCGGATGTGTCCGAGGAAAACGCCGGGGAATCCACAGAATCGTGCGAAGACACCAGCACAG GAGCGAAGTCATGCCCGCATATTGCAAAAGCGATAGATTTATCTAAAGTGAAGAAGGCTTTGAAAGTTACCGGAATCGCCAAGGAGTGTGCGGAATGTGTTAAAGCCGGAGGACCGATTGTCCTGGACGATGAAGAagcg TACGAACCCCTCATTCCGATTCTTTGGATCTGTTTGAAATGCGGTAGCCAGGGATGTGGCAGAGGGCAAAGACAGCACGCACTTCAACATTTCAAAACTCCTCGAAGCGATTGTCATTGCCTAACTTTAGATACTCATAGATGGAGTCTTTGGTGTTATGAATGCGAAAACGAAGTCAGTGCAGACTCGAG AAAGAAACTTTTGGAATTAGTTGAGTTCGTAAAGAAACAAGCAAACTCTGCTGTACCCCTACCTACACCACCTTTACCAGTAATCGAGCTAGAATACAATGTGAATAGAAGTAGCAAAGAGGCCAAGGATTTAGacaacaagaaaaaaactacGATCCCTATGAATTTATCCAGAGTAAAG GGGTTGACTAATTTAGGTAATACTTGTTTTCTCAATGCGGTTATGCAGTGTCTGGCTCAAACACCGTACCTCGTCAAAGTTTTAAAGGATTTACGAGTACCTGGCCAGAAGTTTGTCCTCCCTGGTGGAAAATTCAAGCCATCCGCCAATGCCGAAGAAGTTGAATTG CCTGAAATCGAAGGTACTCTTGACGGATGGGGTACGATTACTTCGATCCTCCATGAAACTTTGACGGACATGCAGTCGTCTGAAGGGTCAGACGTCTACACGCCTTCGCTACTTTTGAAAGCAATAGCTTCCAGGCTGCCACAATTCAGTGGTGGAGATCAGCATGATTCTCACGAATTATTAAGGCATCTATTAGAATTAGTACAAAAAGAGGATTTGAGg AGATACCAGTCAATAATTTTGAACCAAGTTGGTTTGAGTGGAAAAACTAACCCGCAGGGTGTGGAGGAAAATTTAAAGTCTCGTATAAAGTTCTACGGAAACCAAGCTTGTGCCAGATTATTAGGTCCAGAACGAGTTTTCAGAGGAGTATTAGTATCTACGCTGGAATGCTTAGAATGTCACCATTCGTCTCATCGTACAGAGCCGTTCCTCGACCTGAGTCTCCCTGTTATGGCAGACAAACCGCAGCCACCCATtctaaa GAGGAAAAACAGCGGTTTGGAAGATACGTTTGATCTTATGGGGAACAACACCACTAATGTACCGTCAAAACACCagttgaaaaaagaacgatTAGCTGCCATGAAGCATCGCAGGAATAGAAGAAACAATCTTGCTAATGGGGATTCTCTGCCTAATCAAAATAGTATAACTGAAGaaaatcaggaaaaaaaatccgaaagTG AAGAAAGTGATGCGGATGTGGAAGATAACATAGAGTCCGAAGCCGTTTCGCGACCTGAAGTCGGAGAGTCTGGCTATAGTTCAGAGAAACCATCCACAATGACTAGCCCAATGTCTCCGGGTGGTTCAATGCCTGCCAATAATCAAAATGATGACATCGTAGCTACAAACGATTTGTCGACTGGAAGTAGCATCACTTTGCCAAGCTCGGCCGATAATTCAACAGAttcgtcaaatttgaaatataatgaTTATATTAATACGCAGCAAACTCCAAGTCCTACCATCGATTTGATACCACTTAACTACCCTGCCGAATCGTCTAGCTCCGAAATAATTAATACGGCCGTGACAGAGAGTCCGGCTAGTCCCGATAAGGAAAATCCGTCAGGTACCTCAAATTGGCCAATTACGAGCTTGTCGCTCAACAATTCGCTCACGGTCAATTCGGACTTGACGAGCCCAGAAGGGCCCACAGTCAGCCCCTTGAGTACCTCCATTACGTCCAAGGACAGTCCCACTAGCCCTGCCTCTAGTGCTTTCCAGAGCTCCTGCATGGATAAAATAGAGAGGCCAATGTCCAGCTTGGATGTAATAAGACCGGAAacagaagagagaaaagaaagttCTCCCAG TAAAAGCACCAGTGATTTGGACGCAAACATTTACCAGAAACCTCAAAAACGTACTGGCATGAAGAAGGACCGTACAAATGGGAACGGCGTCGATGATGTTATCTCAGGTTTATCTAGACTTGGAATGCACAGTAATGGTTATCAATCTCCTTCTCGCTACCCAAGCGAGGATGGAGAATGTTCCGTCCAATCCTGTCTAAACCAATTCACAGCATTGGAGCTTATGAGTGGTAACAACAAGGTGGGATGTGAAGCTTGCACCGAGAGAGAGAACAAG GGAAAGCAGGGAAAGATGGTATGCTGTCCTAGCACGAAGCAGTATCTAATTTCAAAAGCACCTGCGGTACTCATTTTGCACTTAAAAAGGTTTCAAATGCAAAGAGTTGTATTCCGCAAGGTAACGAAGCATGTAGCTTTTCCACCTATGTTGGACTTGGCTCCAGTATGTAGGGGTTACAGCGGCCCTCGATTATACGCATTGTACGGTGTTGTAGAGCACAGCGGAACGTTGCACGGCGGTCACTACGTTGCTTACGTAAAG TCGAGACAACCTTTAGGCCCTAACGATCCCCGATGGTCGTTTTTACCGGACAAAGACACTCAAGACACGGACGATGGGTCGGCAAATATTAATTCAAATGATTCCGAAGGTGAAGAGGCAGCTGCCATTTTCCCCTCGACTTGCGAACCTCCCCCTGGTCGTTGGTACTTCGTTTCCGATTCGAG AGTAATGGAAGTGGATGAGACAAGAGTTCTCCAGAGTCAAGCGTATTTGTTGTTCTACGAAAGAATTCTATGA
- the LOC124299790 gene encoding endoribonuclease ZC3H12A-like isoform X2: protein MTVAGKRYVDCTVLGGGNGADAEDSSYDSDYEAEDSLGSAAHPRLESQVSSSTHSDVSRTTSDTLAAEFAEYVTVQGPSPTQSPGYTARVEFALKLGYTERLVQAALQKLGPDPGQNELLAELIKLGASSPKLADTADESDLLLDAELTVDDVTQPQSPVLRPVVIDGSNVAMSHGNKEIFSCRGIKICVDWFRNRGHREITVFVPKWRKEASRPDNPIADQEILGELERDRLLVFTPSRLVGGKRMVCYDDRYILRLAAELDGIVVSNDNYRDLAQESPEFRKVVEERILMYSFVNDRFMPPDDPLGRSGPTLDNFLRIGPRRADPAPPCPYAKKCTYGNKCKFRHPERGPHPHKSVTERLVEHAQRHLQARGPSLSLPLPPSTLASGLTQHQPLCKARSAVSSVQSTSSFSSVPKSRSVENVTADGNALNPTNYAQQITGAQNPQGYPSQVGWAAPGPRVANADPEPANMHRKLQRQLTLNPACDPRLYQLRRYPQQQQPQQPHQSHQTLQQQTVMQQHRPLTRHASSETPYPVSMSWEHPEHHHQHVTRIASAPDSYRAWPPHGTNHPAAGSRAQRLGASDPQLNLLPSPPTAAPAIRASWGAQTHDARRRLHYHLANIFPEEQVQAAMALHPHETDPQQICAAILAMFPKP, encoded by the exons ATGACGGTTGCCGGAAAG agaTACGTCGATTGTACCGTTCTCGGAGGTGGAAACGGGGCTGATGCCGAAGACTCTTCGTACGACAGCGATTACGAGGCTGAGGATTCCCTCGGATCCGCCGCTCATCCCCGACTCGAATCGCAAGTGTCGTCCTCCACACACTCGGATGTTTCCCGGACAACATCCGATACCCTGGCCGCCGAATTCGCCGAGTACGTCACGGTTCAGGGTCCGTCGCCGACGCAGAGCCCCG ggTACACGGCCAGAGTCGAGTTCGCGCTGAAGCTCGGATACACGGAGCGTCTGGTCCAGGCAGCACTCCAGAAGCTCGGCCCGGATCCGGGTCAAAACGAGCTTCTAGCGGAGCTTATAAAGCTCGGGGCGAGCTCGCCGAAGCTAGCAGACACCGCCGACGAGTCGGACCTCCTTTTGGACGCCGAATTGACCGTCGACGATGTTACGCAACCCCAGTCACCGGTTCTACGACCGGTCGTTATCGACGGCAGTAACGTCGCTATGAGCCACGGCAATAAGGAGATATTCTCCTGCCGAGGGATCAAGATATGCGTTGATTGGTTCAGGAACAGGGGACACAGGGAAATCACGGTATTTGTACCAAAGTGGCGCAAGGAAGCATCCAGACCCGATAATCCTATCGCCGATCAGGAAATACTCGGCGAGTTGGAGAGGGATAGATTACTCGTTTTCACACCCTCGAG aCTTGTGGGAGGTAAACGGATGGTTTGTTACGACGATCGATACATTCTTCGTCTGGCCGCAGAGCTTGACGGGATTGTCGTCAGCAACGATAATTATAGAGATCTCGCTCAGGAGAGTCCGGAATTTAGAAAAGTCGTTGAGGAGAGGATACTGATGTATAGTTTCGTCAACGATAGATTCATGCCGCCCGACGACCCGCTCGGCAGGAGTGGACCGACATTGGACAACTTTTTGAGAATAGGACCCAGGAGAGCCGATCCTGCGCCTCCCTGCCCCTACGCAAAG AAATGCACTTACGGCAATAAGTGCAAATTTCGCCATCCAGAACGCGGTCCGCATCCGCACAAATCCGTTACCGAACGACTCGTCGAACATGCTCAGCGTCACCTTCAAGCTCGCGGACCTAGTCTAAGCCTTCCTCTACCTCCGTCTACCTTGGCTTCCGGCTTAACTCAGCACCAGCCGCTCTGCAAAGCAAGATCGGCCGTCTCGTCTGTACAGTCTACCTCGTCGTTTTCGTCCGTCCCGAAAAGCAGATCCGTTGAAAATGTCACCGCCGATGGGAACGCGCTAAATCCAACTAATTACGCTCAACAGATAACTGGCGCACAAAATCCTCAAG GATATCCGTCTCAGGTTGGATGGGCAGCGCCCGGTCCTCGCGTCGCGAACGCTGATCCTGAACCCGCTAATATGCACAGAAAATTGCAGCGTCAATTGACGCTGAATCCAGCTTGCGACCCGAGACTCTATCAACTGAGAAGATACCCCCAGCAGCAACAACCACAACAGCCGCATCAGTCTCACCAAACTCTTCAACAACAGACCGTGATGCAACAGCACAGACCGCTGACCAGGCACGCTAGCAGCGAAACTCCGTACCCGGTATCGATGAG CTGGGAGCATCCCGAGCACCATCATCAGCACGTGACGCGCATCGCGTCGGCTCCGGACTCGTATCGAGCTTGGCCGCCACACGGGACCAATCATCCAGCGGCCGGTTCGCGAGCCCAGCGTTTGGGAGCATCTGATCCGCAGCTGAATCTTCTTCCGTCACCACCAACGGCGGCACCCGCAATTCGCGCCTCTTGGGGCGCTCAAACTCACGACGCGAGACGTCGCCTCCATTATCATCTGGCGAATATTTTCCCTGAGGAACAAGTGCAGGCCGCAATGGCTTTACATCCGCACGAGACAGATCCTCAACAAATATGCGCCGCTATATTGGCCATGTTTCCTAAACCTTAA